From Zhongshania aliphaticivorans, one genomic window encodes:
- a CDS encoding ATP-dependent helicase, which translates to MLTEEQQCITRHRGGHARVMAVAGAGKTSTMVAYVLARLREGMDPRLIRVVMFNKAAQEDFSHKLRIAAGASAQLPPVRTFHAMGRNLAMSLAKEGHLAAFDPTPLGDVQAGLEMLKALQAAAGTSALRAAIRDEQQQWLDTFAGFVDLAKSTLAAPEVSFALGGYPEQYQLFIEAFARFEQWRKAAARVSFADFLYDPCRLIANDPALADFLANRVELFVVDEFQDINDIQFFMLKTLAGARAKLQVVGDADQCIYEFRGAKPEYMLSYFGDTYPHQSYQLSRTFRYGHQLALAAAQLISHNQRRDPLLCISADSAAPSHVELCLQNPDGAVFAQACEAQRAEGRAYSEMAFLCRTWAQAAPVELALLKRGIPNRVMGGSRVLERSEIKVLMSLLGLMAGEFTSQDPAEQHQQLFDILKFCELKIRHEVLRGYAERIVLSDFSALHRSEDSLSFYQEKRLQSLATVLEQLGGEREAGRGLRRFVNDLDLLNLMRDNALNREDGENRAATVSAFIEFVALQGDQAPSAILAMLAELSDQSGSAVTTAGAVTITTMHRSKGLEWPVVLLPNLSAHYMPYQAGNRRRQELDHLEAERRLMYVAMTRAIKALYLFAPGLDATNGWATDQRPELHQLPSPFLAEMDLDLAQRLSSQIETGARQFDLPPRGSPTASVAQRYLDAVVPDWQANTAVSSVGYPELGAYLQHKRYGLGRVSDVDAVGLVVSFASTKRFFPRLLVSRVLQPAPESAVNAALEGADASAKDFCVGDILAHDKFGRGAVLAIDKHTIAVNFSAGRKTFRLDLFQAKKIA; encoded by the coding sequence ATGCTTACCGAAGAGCAGCAATGTATTACTCGTCATCGTGGCGGCCACGCGCGTGTTATGGCGGTGGCGGGTGCAGGTAAAACCAGCACCATGGTGGCCTACGTTTTGGCGCGCTTACGCGAGGGTATGGACCCGCGTTTAATTCGAGTGGTGATGTTCAATAAAGCGGCGCAAGAGGATTTTAGTCATAAGCTCCGCATTGCGGCGGGTGCAAGTGCTCAGCTGCCGCCGGTGCGCACCTTCCATGCCATGGGACGTAATTTGGCGATGTCGCTGGCCAAAGAGGGGCATTTAGCGGCCTTTGATCCCACCCCCCTCGGTGATGTGCAAGCTGGTTTAGAAATGCTCAAGGCCTTGCAAGCGGCAGCGGGCACATCGGCGCTACGTGCGGCGATTCGCGATGAGCAACAGCAGTGGCTGGATACTTTTGCTGGATTCGTTGACCTCGCCAAATCAACCTTAGCGGCACCGGAAGTTAGCTTTGCGCTTGGCGGCTACCCTGAGCAGTATCAGCTATTCATTGAAGCTTTTGCACGCTTTGAGCAGTGGCGCAAGGCGGCGGCAAGGGTGAGCTTTGCCGATTTTCTTTACGACCCCTGTCGGCTGATTGCCAATGATCCGGCATTGGCTGACTTTTTGGCTAACCGCGTAGAGTTGTTTGTTGTTGATGAATTTCAGGATATTAATGACATCCAGTTTTTTATGCTCAAGACCCTGGCTGGAGCGCGCGCGAAATTGCAGGTGGTGGGCGACGCGGATCAGTGTATTTATGAGTTTCGCGGCGCCAAACCCGAATATATGCTCAGTTACTTTGGCGATACATACCCCCATCAGTCTTATCAACTGTCGCGAACCTTCCGCTACGGTCACCAGCTGGCATTAGCGGCTGCCCAGTTGATTAGCCATAATCAGCGTCGCGATCCACTGCTCTGTATCAGTGCAGACTCCGCCGCGCCTAGCCATGTTGAACTCTGCTTGCAAAACCCCGATGGTGCGGTTTTCGCTCAGGCCTGCGAAGCCCAGCGGGCGGAAGGGCGGGCTTATAGTGAAATGGCATTTTTATGCCGGACTTGGGCTCAAGCTGCCCCGGTCGAATTGGCTTTGCTGAAACGGGGTATTCCCAATCGGGTCATGGGTGGCAGCCGGGTGCTTGAGCGCAGCGAAATTAAGGTGTTAATGAGCTTGCTGGGTTTAATGGCGGGGGAATTTACCAGCCAGGACCCCGCTGAACAGCATCAGCAACTATTTGATATATTAAAATTCTGCGAGCTAAAGATTCGTCACGAGGTGTTGCGGGGCTATGCCGAGCGCATAGTGCTAAGCGACTTTAGCGCCTTACACCGCTCTGAAGACAGCTTGTCCTTTTATCAAGAAAAACGCCTGCAAAGCCTTGCTACGGTGCTGGAGCAGTTAGGTGGGGAGCGCGAAGCGGGGCGGGGTCTAAGACGCTTTGTGAATGATCTCGATCTATTGAACTTAATGCGAGATAACGCGCTAAATCGAGAAGACGGTGAAAATCGTGCTGCCACGGTGAGTGCCTTTATTGAGTTTGTCGCACTGCAGGGGGACCAAGCGCCGAGCGCCATTTTAGCCATGCTGGCCGAATTGAGTGATCAGAGTGGCAGCGCGGTTACGACCGCTGGGGCGGTAACCATCACCACCATGCACCGCAGCAAGGGCCTAGAATGGCCTGTTGTCCTACTTCCTAATTTGAGCGCCCACTACATGCCTTACCAAGCGGGTAATAGGCGCCGACAAGAGCTTGACCATTTGGAGGCTGAGCGCCGCCTAATGTACGTTGCAATGACACGGGCGATAAAAGCCTTGTATTTATTTGCGCCGGGGCTGGATGCGACAAATGGCTGGGCGACTGACCAGCGCCCGGAGTTGCATCAGCTTCCGAGCCCGTTTTTGGCGGAGATGGATCTGGATTTGGCGCAGCGCCTTAGTTCGCAGATCGAGACAGGTGCACGTCAATTTGATCTGCCACCGCGCGGTAGCCCTACTGCCAGCGTGGCGCAGCGGTATTTAGATGCGGTTGTGCCCGACTGGCAGGCAAATACCGCAGTAAGCTCGGTCGGATACCCTGAGCTGGGCGCCTACCTGCAGCATAAACGCTATGGCCTTGGGCGCGTAAGCGATGTTGATGCAGTTGGTTTGGTCGTGAGCTTTGCCAGTACAAAACGCTTTTTCCCCCGCTTATTAGTGTCGAGGGTATTGCAGCCCGCGCCGGAGTCCGCGGTGAATGCTGCACTAGAAGGTGCCGACGCCAGTGCTAAAGATTTTTGCGTTGGCGATATACTGGCGCACGACAAATTTGGCCGAGGTGCAGTACTCGCCATTGATAAGCATACCATTGCGGTTAATTTTAGTGCCGGGCGCAAGACCTTTCGTCTCGATTTGTTTCAGGCAAAAAAAATCGCTTGA
- a CDS encoding TIGR02647 family protein, with amino-acid sequence MPLSKDILDEIRVLTQFNPASALEGIKVHHTADPATIAATERLFAKELITQADGGYLTNSGLEVIRHLDSLMTVLNCKDKELA; translated from the coding sequence ATGCCGCTATCGAAAGACATTCTTGACGAAATTCGCGTATTAACCCAATTCAACCCAGCCTCTGCGCTTGAGGGCATTAAGGTTCATCACACCGCCGACCCCGCCACCATCGCTGCGACCGAGCGTTTATTTGCCAAAGAACTGATTACTCAAGCTGATGGCGGCTATCTCACCAATAGCGGCCTAGAAGTCATTCGCCACCTCGATAGCCTAATGACGGTTTTGAACTGCAAAGACAAAGAATTAGCCTAG
- a CDS encoding metal-dependent hydrolase has product MDPLTQGLLGATAAANSRLAKAPRAVALGLGFLGGMAADLDVLIRSTSDPLLFLEFHRQFTHSLVFIPFGGLLCGLVLHALFAKRKGFSRWQSILFCTLGYATHALLDACTTYGTQLYWPFSNERVAWNIMSIIDPLYTVPIAALLALSLSPQRHWLARIALFWVFAYPAVGWWQRERAESVVYQLAASRQHQVLSLSAKPSFANLLLWKVIYRTPDYFYVDAVRMGIKPKVIEGTAIAPLDIQRDLPWLQAGSQQALDLERFRWFSQDYIALAANNPMRVIDLRYSLLPNEIEALWGIELSPSNGEQHVRYITQRGDSRAKSVELWNMLFH; this is encoded by the coding sequence ATGGATCCATTGACTCAGGGCTTACTCGGCGCCACCGCTGCCGCCAACTCCCGACTGGCTAAGGCGCCGCGCGCCGTGGCGCTGGGCCTCGGGTTTCTGGGTGGCATGGCCGCAGACCTCGATGTTTTGATCCGCTCCACTAGCGACCCTCTGCTGTTTTTAGAGTTTCATCGCCAGTTCACCCACTCCCTTGTGTTCATTCCCTTTGGCGGCTTGCTTTGCGGACTGGTATTGCACGCCCTGTTTGCCAAACGCAAAGGTTTTAGCCGCTGGCAAAGCATTCTGTTTTGCACCCTAGGCTACGCCACCCACGCACTGCTCGACGCCTGCACAACCTATGGCACGCAATTGTATTGGCCCTTTAGCAATGAGCGGGTCGCGTGGAATATTATGTCGATTATTGACCCGCTCTACACCGTGCCCATTGCGGCCTTACTCGCCCTTAGCTTAAGCCCTCAACGCCACTGGCTGGCACGCATCGCTTTATTCTGGGTGTTTGCCTACCCAGCTGTGGGATGGTGGCAGCGCGAGCGAGCAGAAAGTGTTGTTTACCAGCTCGCCGCGAGTCGCCAACACCAAGTACTTAGCTTGAGCGCCAAGCCCTCCTTTGCCAATTTATTGCTCTGGAAAGTCATTTACCGGACACCCGATTATTTTTACGTTGACGCCGTGCGCATGGGCATTAAGCCAAAAGTCATTGAAGGCACAGCCATTGCGCCCCTGGATATTCAACGCGATTTACCGTGGCTGCAAGCCGGGTCACAGCAGGCCTTAGACCTTGAGCGCTTCCGCTGGTTTTCCCAAGATTATATTGCCCTAGCGGCAAATAACCCGATGCGGGTTATTGATTTGCGCTACTCATTACTCCCCAATGAAATTGAAGCACTTTGGGGGATCGAGCTATCACCAAGCAATGGCGAACAACACGTGCGTTATATTACCCAACGCGGCGACAGCCGAGCGAAGTCCGTAGAACTGTGGAATATGCTATTTCACTGA
- a CDS encoding CPXCG motif-containing cysteine-rich protein, with the protein MNALESVSQRCPYCGERIELLIDTSEGAQTYVEDCQVCCQPMVISAWLTEVDDLNVTVFTENDAY; encoded by the coding sequence ATGAACGCATTAGAATCGGTCAGTCAGCGGTGTCCCTATTGTGGCGAGCGAATAGAGCTGCTGATCGATACATCAGAGGGCGCGCAGACCTATGTTGAGGATTGTCAGGTCTGCTGCCAGCCAATGGTTATTAGCGCTTGGCTTACCGAAGTGGACGATTTAAACGTGACGGTGTTTACTGAGAACGATGCGTATTAG
- a CDS encoding DUF6491 family protein, with protein MNLQYIKIGLAQILAVSLIGCALVKDEPALDERLAEYGYRPGESVEAVDDYQVTDWQYLDDRHLIFSNNNAEHYLLSLRKNCTALRSAEQLAFKPISDALTRIDDVIASNSEALSRCAIETISMVYPSE; from the coding sequence ATGAACTTACAATATATAAAAATAGGGCTTGCTCAAATTTTAGCGGTGTCGCTTATCGGCTGCGCCCTAGTCAAAGACGAACCGGCGCTGGACGAACGCTTGGCGGAATACGGTTACCGCCCCGGCGAGAGTGTGGAAGCCGTTGACGACTATCAGGTTACCGATTGGCAGTATCTAGACGACCGCCACCTAATTTTTAGCAACAACAATGCTGAACACTATTTGCTGAGTTTAAGAAAAAACTGCACTGCGCTGCGCAGTGCAGAACAGCTTGCCTTTAAACCGATTAGCGACGCATTAACGCGAATAGATGACGTAATTGCCAGTAACTCTGAGGCGCTAAGTCGCTGCGCGATCGAGACAATCTCTATGGTGTATCCCAGCGAGTAA
- a CDS encoding LLM class flavin-dependent oxidoreductase translates to MTQLSVLDLSPITADGCAGDSLRNTLDLAQHAEQWGYQRYWLAEHHNMAGIASAATAVVIGHVAAGTKTIRVGAGGVMLPNHSPLVIAEQFGTLEALFPGRIDLGLGRAPGSDQATAYALRRNLHADVDQFPNDVVELMSYFGEAKPGQQIHAFPGRGLNVPIWILGSSLFGAQLAASLGLPYAFASHFAPDQMLAAIKIYRERFRPSAQLSKPYVMLGFNIFAADTDAQANYLASSMQRAFVNLRRGNPGKLQPPVDNYLQELSLSEQSLLQNIMSCSAIGSPDTVLEKTRQFIAKTGADELMITSQIYDHTARLRSYEIVGAMQKQLNGEA, encoded by the coding sequence ATGACTCAGCTCTCTGTGCTCGACCTTTCACCTATCACCGCAGATGGCTGTGCTGGCGACTCCCTACGCAACACCTTAGACTTAGCCCAACATGCAGAACAGTGGGGTTATCAGCGCTACTGGCTGGCGGAACACCACAATATGGCGGGCATCGCCAGCGCGGCAACGGCGGTGGTAATCGGCCATGTTGCCGCCGGAACCAAAACCATTCGCGTAGGCGCTGGCGGCGTTATGCTGCCCAACCACTCCCCCTTAGTTATTGCCGAGCAATTTGGCACCTTAGAGGCCTTATTCCCTGGGCGAATCGACCTCGGTCTAGGCCGCGCCCCCGGCAGCGACCAAGCCACCGCCTACGCGCTGCGCCGCAATCTGCACGCCGATGTCGACCAGTTCCCCAACGATGTTGTCGAGCTAATGAGTTATTTCGGTGAGGCAAAACCCGGACAGCAAATTCACGCCTTTCCCGGCAGAGGATTGAATGTCCCAATTTGGATATTAGGTTCCAGCTTATTCGGCGCCCAATTAGCGGCATCACTTGGCCTGCCCTACGCCTTTGCCTCGCACTTTGCGCCGGATCAAATGCTCGCGGCGATCAAAATTTATCGCGAGCGCTTCCGGCCCTCCGCCCAGCTCAGCAAGCCCTATGTGATGCTCGGCTTTAATATCTTTGCCGCCGACACCGACGCCCAAGCCAATTATCTAGCCAGCTCAATGCAGCGCGCCTTTGTGAATTTACGCCGAGGCAACCCCGGCAAACTTCAGCCGCCAGTCGATAATTACCTTCAAGAATTGTCGTTAAGTGAGCAGAGTCTGCTGCAGAACATAATGTCTTGCTCGGCCATTGGCAGCCCTGACACCGTGCTTGAAAAAACCCGGCAATTCATCGCCAAAACCGGCGCCGATGAATTAATGATTACATCACAGATTTACGATCACACCGCGCGTTTGCGGTCATATGAAATTGTGGGGGCAATGCAGAAACAGCTAAATGGCGAAGCTTGA
- a CDS encoding TetR/AcrR family transcriptional regulator, translating into MGRPSKPIITKELAAKAALAVIDSQGIGGMSLQLVAQNLGVKAPSLYYHFKNKAELLTEVARSLLTEARISEKQHFEDWREAISTLALATRKSILQHPKAAPLLLEFFPRHLMLKSYDYWVGKFDLPIEKRLLVIEGVEKLTFGSAMLGAMSRAGGKEPMPSFSPEQFPHLHAATAANELDETAIFVATLKAFLNAF; encoded by the coding sequence GTGGGCAGACCCTCAAAACCAATTATAACGAAAGAGCTGGCCGCCAAAGCGGCCCTCGCAGTGATCGATAGCCAAGGTATCGGGGGCATGAGCTTACAGCTAGTTGCGCAAAATTTAGGGGTAAAGGCGCCATCGCTTTATTATCACTTTAAAAACAAGGCTGAATTACTCACCGAAGTCGCTAGATCCCTGCTAACCGAAGCCCGTATTTCAGAAAAGCAGCATTTTGAGGATTGGCGGGAGGCGATAAGCACCCTAGCCCTAGCCACCCGGAAGTCAATTTTACAACACCCTAAAGCCGCGCCATTGCTTCTAGAGTTCTTCCCCCGGCATCTCATGCTAAAAAGCTATGATTACTGGGTAGGCAAATTCGACCTCCCCATCGAGAAGCGCTTGCTGGTCATTGAAGGCGTGGAAAAATTGACCTTTGGGTCGGCTATGCTCGGCGCAATGAGCCGCGCTGGCGGCAAAGAACCGATGCCGTCTTTTTCACCTGAGCAATTCCCGCACTTACACGCGGCTACCGCCGCCAATGAACTGGACGAAACAGCCATATTTGTCGCCACCTTAAAGGCTTTTCTAAACGCCTTTTGA
- a CDS encoding esterase/lipase family protein: MKLSQLLSIGFLILVSTTMSPAFARDANKTQYPIVFAHGMAGFDDILGYDYWGDDYGVYVLDTCQWGEYYCNPDIHSGQESFVASVTPFAGSEQRGYELYQDIEGYLASSGHSYVNIIGHSQGGLDLRKAAKLLQDNRGYRVVKYGISISSPHRGSPIAQYVLNLQPGVQSVLATLADYFGNTIYSGGNDAIAALKQLVNHDFDPNDGVTTGTYAFNQNYPAGTANIERSRSFLTGQDNGNMNPALYLLKELWTEIDGDGYASYDANGDGALGTGDGDASDNDDDGLVGINSQQMGYRLEYWECYGCLDYVWAQSNTGYVGDLNAPNQTQMTSHAWKINQDHLDVIGVPPDTFDEMEFYAAITDFIADNGF; this comes from the coding sequence ATGAAGCTTAGCCAATTACTGAGTATTGGATTTTTAATACTTGTGAGTACAACGATGTCGCCTGCATTTGCGCGCGACGCCAATAAAACCCAATACCCGATTGTATTTGCCCACGGCATGGCCGGATTCGATGATATTTTAGGTTATGACTACTGGGGCGATGATTATGGCGTTTACGTTTTAGATACCTGTCAGTGGGGTGAGTACTACTGTAATCCCGACATTCATTCTGGGCAGGAGTCTTTTGTGGCTTCGGTGACGCCCTTTGCGGGTTCGGAGCAGCGCGGTTACGAGTTATACCAAGACATTGAAGGCTATTTGGCCAGCTCGGGTCACAGCTATGTCAATATTATTGGTCACTCTCAAGGTGGTTTAGACCTGCGTAAAGCGGCTAAATTACTGCAGGATAATCGCGGGTATCGGGTGGTTAAATACGGCATTAGTATTTCGTCGCCCCACCGTGGCTCGCCTATAGCGCAATATGTTTTAAATTTGCAGCCTGGGGTGCAGTCTGTTTTGGCGACCTTGGCCGACTACTTTGGCAACACCATATACAGCGGCGGTAACGACGCGATCGCGGCGCTGAAGCAGCTGGTGAATCATGACTTTGACCCCAACGATGGAGTGACAACGGGCACCTACGCGTTTAATCAGAACTACCCTGCCGGAACCGCGAATATCGAGCGCTCGCGGAGCTTTTTAACAGGTCAAGACAACGGCAATATGAACCCCGCCTTGTATTTGCTTAAGGAGCTTTGGACTGAGATTGATGGTGACGGCTACGCCAGCTATGACGCCAATGGCGACGGTGCCCTCGGTACTGGTGATGGCGATGCGAGTGACAATGACGACGACGGTTTAGTCGGTATTAACTCTCAGCAAATGGGTTATCGTCTTGAGTACTGGGAATGTTATGGCTGCCTAGATTACGTTTGGGCGCAGAGCAATACTGGCTATGTGGGTGACCTGAACGCACCCAACCAAACCCAAATGACGTCTCACGCATGGAAGATAAACCAAGATCATTTGGACGTGATTGGCGTGCCACCCGATACCTTTGACGAAATGGAATTTTACGCCGCGATTACCGATTTTATCGCCGACAATGGCTTTTAA
- a CDS encoding succinylglutamate desuccinylase/aspartoacylase family protein, translated as MRSTLVFCVALSLQWFISSAVANEQTPNSLGDSATIPADPVFTPNPRKNPSLNIDFDKNGSAAGNTEVAITLLGQDILRGSFERLYWTAGQAVAGLAMPTPVLVAAGTNPGPTLCLTAAVHGDELNGVETIRRVMFSLESDKLNGVVIGVPIVNMHGFRRSSRYLPDRRDLNRYFPGDPKGSSAGRIAYSFFNEVISHCDRLIDIHTGSFHRTNLTQLRGNLGKESVAQFSRMFHDVTVIDGAGAPGTLRRASVDAGIPAVILEAGEPLRLQLKEVKQSVNGIKAVMHHLNMIDDKPQRAPKQNVFYKSTWLRADQSGVFLSEAKLGQNVKKGDILGSVTDPITNRSSVIRSSVDGQIIGLALNQMVMPGFAAYHVGIAADVKKVAADKVADSVVAEALEPVAENMKEVAREAAQKAAKTSNDPKAVDAAVRKAIKDNAKNTSQLVDEPPRTKSGGEPETEGAKEPAMSIRPNDEMEEHPE; from the coding sequence ATGCGAAGCACTTTAGTTTTTTGCGTAGCACTCAGCCTCCAGTGGTTTATCAGCTCGGCCGTCGCCAATGAGCAGACCCCAAACTCACTTGGCGATTCCGCGACCATTCCCGCAGACCCGGTTTTTACCCCTAATCCCCGTAAAAACCCAAGCCTGAATATCGACTTTGACAAAAATGGCAGCGCGGCGGGCAATACCGAGGTCGCGATCACCCTGCTTGGCCAAGATATATTACGCGGCAGTTTCGAACGCCTGTACTGGACTGCGGGCCAAGCGGTAGCTGGCTTAGCCATGCCCACACCGGTACTGGTTGCGGCTGGCACCAACCCCGGCCCCACCCTGTGCCTTACAGCAGCGGTACACGGTGACGAGCTCAACGGCGTAGAAACAATTCGCCGAGTGATGTTCAGCCTCGAAAGCGACAAACTCAATGGTGTGGTGATTGGCGTACCTATTGTTAACATGCACGGGTTTCGCCGCTCATCGCGCTACCTGCCAGATCGCCGCGACTTAAACCGCTATTTCCCTGGCGACCCTAAGGGCAGCTCGGCGGGTCGCATTGCTTACAGTTTTTTTAATGAGGTTATTTCCCATTGCGACCGCCTCATCGACATTCACACCGGCTCCTTCCATCGCACCAACCTCACCCAGCTGCGCGGTAACTTAGGCAAAGAAAGCGTGGCGCAATTCAGCCGCATGTTTCACGACGTAACCGTTATTGATGGTGCTGGTGCTCCAGGTACGCTGCGCCGCGCCTCGGTCGACGCCGGTATTCCGGCGGTAATCTTAGAGGCAGGCGAACCTTTGCGCCTCCAGCTAAAAGAAGTTAAACAGAGTGTTAATGGCATCAAGGCCGTTATGCACCATCTCAATATGATTGACGACAAGCCCCAGCGCGCACCTAAGCAAAACGTCTTTTATAAATCGACGTGGCTGCGCGCCGACCAAAGCGGCGTTTTTCTCAGCGAGGCCAAGCTCGGCCAAAACGTGAAAAAAGGCGATATTCTCGGCTCGGTCACCGACCCCATTACCAACCGCAGTTCGGTGATTCGCTCCAGTGTCGACGGTCAGATTATCGGTCTTGCGCTTAACCAAATGGTTATGCCCGGTTTTGCCGCCTATCACGTTGGCATTGCCGCCGATGTGAAGAAGGTAGCTGCTGACAAAGTCGCGGACAGTGTTGTCGCCGAGGCCCTCGAGCCGGTTGCTGAGAACATGAAGGAAGTGGCCAGAGAGGCGGCGCAAAAAGCCGCTAAAACCAGTAATGATCCTAAGGCCGTTGATGCCGCAGTACGCAAGGCGATCAAGGACAATGCGAAAAACACCTCGCAATTGGTAGACGAACCACCACGCACAAAAAGCGGTGGCGAGCCTGAAACCGAGGGCGCCAAAGAACCCGCTATGTCGATACGGCCCAATGACGAAATGGAAGAGCATCCCGAATAG
- a CDS encoding amidase, with translation MFKEYGKYDALGLAELVRTGAVSPKELLDAALAVANERNPSINAIIHRFDERAYRQIEQGLPDGPFKGVPFVLKDLLACFAGEPLRMGSRGIAVVPDYDSELVRRYKASGVNIFAKTNTPEFGLIITTEPKSFGPTHNPHKHGYSTGGSSGGSAAAVAAGIVPMAHGGDGGGSIRFPSSWCGVFGLKPSRGRNPLGPDNGEDWQGAVAEHVLTRSVRDSAAMLDCSSGHEIGAPYNIAPPKGSFLAATQREARPLRIALSRKPLVNTVVDAEVLAALDTTAQSLEKLGHVVVEAEPQIDVKQFWRDFFVVVCAEVASMVDRYRREYGAACVAKFEPATKNMAMLGRSFSGADVITAKRGWHDVQLAMGRLLTDFDVMLCPTVPTPAEPHGVLPNSRLEELLMLASHRVNMGKLLFNTGLVEQMAGPILAKMAFTIMGNVSGLPGMSVPLHMSESGLPIGMQFTGRMGDEETLFNLAAQLERELGFTC, from the coding sequence ATGTTTAAAGAATACGGTAAATACGATGCCCTTGGCCTAGCCGAGCTGGTTCGCACTGGGGCGGTAAGCCCTAAAGAGCTGCTTGACGCTGCGCTGGCGGTCGCCAACGAGCGTAACCCAAGTATAAATGCCATTATCCATCGCTTCGATGAGCGCGCCTATCGCCAAATAGAACAAGGCCTACCAGACGGCCCGTTTAAAGGCGTGCCCTTTGTTTTAAAAGACTTATTGGCCTGTTTTGCCGGTGAACCGCTGCGTATGGGCAGTCGGGGAATTGCTGTGGTACCAGATTACGACAGCGAACTGGTGCGACGCTACAAAGCCAGCGGGGTGAATATTTTTGCCAAAACCAATACCCCCGAGTTTGGCCTAATAATCACTACCGAGCCCAAATCCTTTGGCCCCACTCATAACCCTCATAAGCATGGTTATAGCACCGGAGGCTCCTCTGGTGGCAGTGCAGCAGCTGTGGCCGCGGGTATTGTGCCAATGGCCCACGGTGGCGATGGCGGCGGGTCTATTCGCTTTCCATCTTCCTGGTGCGGGGTATTTGGCTTAAAGCCCTCTCGCGGTCGCAATCCCCTTGGCCCCGACAATGGTGAAGATTGGCAGGGCGCTGTTGCTGAGCACGTGCTTACCCGCAGTGTTCGCGACAGCGCAGCGATGTTGGACTGCAGTAGCGGACATGAGATTGGGGCGCCCTATAATATCGCCCCGCCCAAGGGCAGCTTTTTGGCTGCTACCCAGCGTGAAGCCCGACCGCTACGCATTGCCTTGAGCAGAAAACCCTTGGTGAATACCGTTGTTGATGCCGAGGTGCTAGCCGCGTTAGATACCACCGCCCAATCGCTAGAAAAGCTTGGGCACGTGGTGGTGGAGGCCGAGCCACAGATTGATGTTAAGCAATTTTGGCGAGATTTCTTTGTGGTCGTCTGCGCCGAAGTGGCAAGTATGGTTGACCGCTATCGCCGTGAGTATGGCGCCGCCTGTGTCGCCAAGTTTGAACCTGCCACCAAAAATATGGCGATGCTGGGTCGCTCGTTCAGCGGCGCCGACGTCATCACGGCTAAGCGCGGCTGGCATGATGTTCAGCTGGCGATGGGGCGCTTATTGACTGATTTTGATGTCATGCTTTGCCCGACCGTGCCTACCCCGGCAGAACCCCATGGCGTGCTGCCCAATTCCCGCCTTGAAGAGCTGCTGATGCTGGCGAGTCACCGGGTGAATATGGGTAAATTATTGTTTAATACCGGCTTGGTGGAGCAAATGGCGGGGCCGATTTTGGCGAAGATGGCATTTACCATTATGGGCAATGTTAGTGGCTTGCCCGGTATGTCGGTGCCGCTGCATATGAGCGAGAGCGGCTTGCCGATTGGCATGCAGTTTACCGGGCGGATGGGCGATGAAGAGACCCTGTTTAATTTGGCTGCCCAGTTAGAGCGGGAATTGGGCTTCACCTGCTAA